A genomic segment from Salmo trutta chromosome 38, fSalTru1.1, whole genome shotgun sequence encodes:
- the LOC115178178 gene encoding uncharacterized protein LOC115178178 translates to MKMQMLLVLAVAVLMIPSLSEGRIISKCELKSLLEEAAFKFNLTEKARENYVTNKDFVAKIVCHVEKATGFNTSFVTPWRDDDGPDDSPTHPAKDDNRPTHPTHPGHPPRRGKRHAGDSHGDSSSAESHQFSSSKEDSSEEDSSEEETMWTLYGLFQLSDHVICANGSTPSLNLCQINCSDLIDDDISDDLDCVETIKQTVESGPGVHKRALMRMFKLLFQKECVMTVASSYFSEC, encoded by the exons ATGAAGATGCAGATGCTGCTGGTGTTGGCTGTAGCAGTCTTGATGATTCCCAGTCTGTCTGAGGGACGGATCATCTCAAAATGTGAGCTGAAGAGCTTATTGGAGGAGGCGGCCTTCAAATTCAACCTGACTGAGAAAGCCAGAGAGAATTATGTGACAAACAAGGACTTTGTGGCTAAAA TCGTCTGCCACGTAGAGAAGGCCACAGGTTTCAACACCAGTTTTGTGACTCCTTGGAGGGATGATGATGGCCCTGATGACAGCCCTACCCACCCTGCTAAGGATGATAACCGCCCGACCCATCCTACCCACCCTGGGCACCCTCCTAGGAGGGGTAAGAGACACGCTGGGGATTCTCACGGGGATTCATCCAGCGCTGAAAGTCATCAGTTCAGCTCATCAAAAGAAGACTCCAGTGAAGAAGACTCCAGCGAAGAAGAGACCATGTGGACCCTCTACGGCTTGTTTCAGCTGAGCGATCATGTGATCTGTGCCAACGGCTCCACTCCGTCTCTGAACCTTTGCCAGATAAACTGCAGTG aTTTGATTGACGACGACATAAGTGATGACTTGGACTGTGTGGAGACAATCAAACAGACAGT GGAAAGTGGGCCTGGTGTTCATAAAAGGGCTCTAATGAGAAT GTTTAAGCTGCTCTTCCAGAAGGAATGTGTCATGACGGTTGCCTCTAGCTACTTTTCCGAGTGTTGA